In the genome of Streptomyces lydicus, the window CGCCCTCCGCGCAGCCTCGCCGGGCAGCTCTTCGCCATGCAGGTGGTGCTGGTGGCGGTGGTCGTCGTGGGCTGCGTGCTCTTCGCGTACCTCAGCGCGGGACGGCAGGCGGAGGAGACCGCACGGCGGCAGGCGACGGCCGCCGCCACCGCCGTCGCCGACTCCCCCGCGGTGGTGGCCGCCGCGCGCACCACGGACCCGACGGCCGCGCTCCAGCCGTACAGCGAGCGGCTGCGGCACGACGCCGGGGTCGACTTCGTGGTGGTGATGGCCCCGGACGGGACCCGCTGGACGCACCCCGAGCCGTCCGCGATCGGCAAGAAGTACCTGGGGCACATCGGCCCGGCGCTGCACGGCAGGGTCTTCCCCGAGACGCACATGGGGGTGCTCGGCCCGTCCGTACGGGTCGTCGCGCCGGTCCGTGATCCACAGCGCGGCGGCCGGATCACGGCCCTGGTCAGCTCCGGGATCACCATCGAGACGATCAGTGAGCAGCTGCGCAACCAGGTCCTGGCGCTGGTGGGCGTGGCCGCGGGGGCGCTGGCGCTCGGCGGCCTGGGGACGTATGTGATCAATGCCCGGCTGCGCCGGCACACCCATGGGATGAACGCGGCGGAGCTCAGCCGGATGCACGAGTACCACCAGGCCGCGCTGCACGCCGTGCGCGAGGGGCTCTTGATGCTCGACGGGCAGCGCCGGGTCGCCCTGATCAACGACGGCGGGCGGGAGCTGCTGGGGCTGTCGGACGACGCGGTGGGCCGCCTGGTCACCGAGCTGGGCCTGCCGGAGCCGCTGACCGAGGCGCTGGTGGCGCCCGGCCCCCGCGTCGACGAACTCCAGCTGACCCGCGAACGGGTGCTGGTGGTCAACTCCGCACCGGTCTCCGGCGGGGAGCGGCGCGGCAGTGTGGTCACCCTGCGCGATCACACCGAACTCCAGGCGCTGTCCGGGGAGTTGGACTCGGTCCGCGGCTTCACCGAGGCGCTGCGCTCACAGGCCCACGAGGCCGCGAACCGGCTGCACACCGTGGTCTCGCTGATCGAGCTGGGGCGGGCCGAGGAGGCCGTGGAGTTCGCGACCGCGGAGCTGGAGCTGGCCCAGGCGCTGACCGACCGGGTCGTGGGCGCGGTCGCCGAACCGGTGCTCGCCGCGCTGCTGCTCGGCAAGGCCGCGCAGGCCAACGAGCGGGGCGTCGAACTGACCCTGACCCCCGACAGCCGGATCGACGACGGGCTGCTGCCGCCCGGCCTGCCGGCCCGCGACCTGGTGACGGTGCTGGGCAACCTCCTCGACAACGCCCTCGACGCCGCCGCACCCACCCGGGAGCAGACCGCCGCCGGGCCGCCGCGGGTGCACGTCACCGCGCGGGCGGACGGCGGCGAGCTGCTGCTGCGGGTGGCCGACAGCGGCCCAGGGGTGTCCGCGGATGCCGCCGAGGAGATCTTCCGGCGGGGCTGGAGCACCAAGCAGAGCCCGGCCGCGCCCGCCCGGGGCCGCGGTCTTGGCCTGGCCCTGGTCCAGCAGGCGGTGCGCCGCAACGGCGGCACCGTCACCCTGGACCGGGCACCCGAAGGCGGCGCGCGGTTCACCGTACGGCTGCCGCTGCGGACGGGCGCGCCGGCATGAGCGGGGCCAGGGCCTGTCCCGGTGCGAGAGGATGCGGCCGGTGACCCCCTCCGACATCCGGGTCCTCGTCGTCGAGGACGATCCGGTCGCCGCCGACGCACACGCCCTGTACGTGGGGCGGGTGCCCGGCTTCACGGTCTCCGGCACCGTGCACTCCGGCGGCGACGCCCGCCGCCATCTCGACGCGCACCCCGTCGATCTGCTGCTGCTCGACCTCTATCTGCCGGACGGCCACGGGCTGCAGCTGGTGCGGACGCTGCGCGCGGCCGGCCACACCGCCGACATCATCGCGGTCACCTCCGCCCGGGATCTGGCGATGGTGCGCGAGGGCGTCTCGCTGGGCGTGGTGCAGTACGTGCTGAAGCCCTTCACCTTCGCCACCCTGCGCGACCGGCTCACCCGCTATGCACAGTTCCGCGCCACCACCGGCGAGGCCAGCGGGCAGGACGAGGTGGACCGGGCGATCGCGGCGCTGCGCGCACCGCGTCCGGCGGCGCTGCCCAAGGGGCTGACCGCGGCCACCCTGCGGGCCGTCACCGATGTGCTGCGGGCCGCGGGGAGCGGGCTGACGGCGACCGAGGCGGCCGCCGATGTGGGCATCTCCCGGATCACCGCCCGCCGTTATCTCGAACATCTGGTGGAGAGCGGCCGGGCCGCCCGCGCTCCCCAGTACGGCCAGGTCGGCCGCCCCGAGTTGCGCTACCGGTGGTCGGGCCACTGACCGGCCGCGACCCCGGTGACACCGGGAGGTCAGGGTCATCCCCGAGGGTCACCCCGAGACGCCCCGTCGGTCCCAGGTCGGACGGCCGTCCGTCCAGAGAGTGACGCCGGGCCCACGGATAGGACTTCCGGCCGGTGCGGCTTTCGGTCCTTGCGGCCGAGGTGCCGGCCGGGGTGCGCCTTCGAGAATGGGGACATCGAAACGTCCGTCCCTCTCCAGGAGTTCCCCGTGTCCCACCCGGCCGCCTTTCCGGGTTTTCCCGGTTCCCCCGCCCCCGCCCGCGCCGGCGGTGCCGTCGCCGCCCGTGCCACGGATCTGAGCAAGGTCTACGGCCAGGGGGAGACCCGTGTGGTCGCGCTGGACTCCGTCTCGGTCGAGTTCGGCAAGGCCAAGTTCACCGCGATCATGGGTCCGTCCGGCTCCGGCAAGTCGACGCTGATGCACTGCATGGCCGGGCTGGACACGATCTCGTCCGGCTCGGCCCGGATCGGCGACGTGGAGCTGTCCTCGCTGGGCGACAAGCAGCTGACGCGGCTGCGCCGGGACAAGATCGGCTTCATCTTCCAGGCGTTCAACCTGCTGCCGACGCTGAGCGCGCTGGAGAACATCACCCTGCCGATGGACATCGCGGGCCGCAAGCCCGACAAGGAATGGCTGAACGCCGTGATCGAGACCGTCGGCCTGTCCGGCCGGCTCGCGCACCGGCCGGCCCAGCTCTCCGGCGGCCAGCAGCAGCGCGTCGCGGTCGCCCGCGCGCTGGCCGCCCAGCCGGAGATCATCTTCGCGGACGAGCCGACCGGCAACCTCGACTCCCGCTCGGGCGCCGAAGTGCTGGGCTTCCTGCGGGAGTCCGTGCAGGCGATGCAGCAGACGGTCGTGATGGTCACCCACGACCCGGTCGCCGCGGGCTATGCGGACCGGGTGGTCTTCCTCGCGGACGGCCGGATCGTCGAGGAGCTGTACGAGCCGACCCCGGACGCCGTCCTGGACCGGATGCGGCTGTTCGACGCCAAGGGCCGTACGCGCTGACGCCCGGCACACCGCACCACCGCGCTCCCGGGCGCGCTGCCCTTCATCCCGAGCCACCGGACCAGGACTGACACCACCACCATGCTGCGAACCGCCCTGCGCAATGTCCTTGCGCACAAAGCCCGATTGATGATGACCGCGCTCGCGGTGCTGCTCGGCGTCGCCTTCGTCGCCGGCACCCTCATCTTCAGTGACACCGTCAGCTCGGCCGTCCAGAAGGCGTCCGAGAAGAACCTCGACGGGGTGGCCGTCTCCGTCCAGGCCCAGGCCGCCGACGACACCCCGGACGTCGGCAAGGACGGCAAGCGGACCACCCTTGTCGACGAAAAGCTGGCGGACACCATTCGCGCGCTGCCCGGCGTGCAGTCCGTACGCCGCAATGTCAACGGCACGGCCACCGTCGCCGGCCCGGACAATGTGCCGCTCGGCAACGACTGGCAGAACCTCGCCGCCAACTTCCAGCCGGACAAGGACGGCTACGACGCCCGCTACCCGCTGATGCAGGGCCGCGGACCGACCGCCGACGACGAGATCGCGCTGGACGAGGCGACCGCGAAGGCGTCCGGCCACAAGATCGGTGACTCCGTGCGGCTCGCCACCGACGGCCCGGTGCTGACGAAGCGGCTGGTCGGCATCGTCACCACCGACGACCCGCAGGTGACCGCGGGCGGCAGCCTGACGCTCTTCGACACCGCCACCGCGCAGAAGCTGTTCCTGCACCCCGGCCAGTTCGACGAGCTGGTGATCGGTGCCGCGCCCGGCGCCGATCAGCAGGCACTGACCGCCAAGGTCCGCGAGGTGCTGCCCAAGAACCGCGCCACGGCGACCAGCGGCACCGCGCTCGCCGCCGAGCAGTCCCGGATGGTCGCCGGCCAGAACAAGGCCCTGACCCAGACGCTGCTGACCTTCGCCGGGATCGCGCTGTTCGTCGGCGTCTTCATCATCGCCAACACCTTCACCATGCTGATCTCCCAGCGCAGCCGGGAGATCGCCCTGATGCGCGCGATCGGCGCCTCCCGCCGTCAGGTCGTGCGCTCGGTCCTCGCGGAGGCGGCCCTGCTGGGCCTGATCTCGTCGGCCGTCGGATTCGCGCTGGGCATCGGCCTCGCCGTGGGCCTGCGGGCGGTGCTCGAAGCGAATGGCGCGGGTTTCCCGGACGGACCGGTCGTCATCAGCCCGGCCGCGGTGCTCTCCGCGCTGGGCGTGGGCGTCGTGGTGACCGTACTGGCCGCCTGGCTGCCGTCCCGCAAGGCGGCGAAGATCGCCCCGGTGGAGGCGCTCAACACCGTCGAGGCGCCGCCGGCGCTGCGCAGCCTGGTGATCCGCAACTCCCTCGGCGCGATCGTCACCGGTCTCGGTGTCGCGACCATGTTCTACGTCTCCACGCTGGAGAAGACCGACGACATGCCGATCGCGATGGTGGGCGGAATGCTGACGCTGACCGGCGTCATCATCCTCGCGCCGCTGCTGTCCCGGCCCCTGGTCTCACTGGCGGGCATCGTCACCACCCGGCTCTTCGGCATCAGCGGCAAGCTGGCCAAGGAGAACACGCTGCGCAACCCCCGCCGTACGGCGGCGACCGCCTCGGCGCTGATGATCGGCCTCACCCTGATCACCGGTATGACGGTGGTCGGGAACTCGGCCGGGCAGGCCATGGACAAGATGACGGCCCAGGGGCTGAAGGCCGACTACAAGATCGGGACCACGACGTTCACCGGTCTGGACCCCGAGCTGTCGCAGAAGGTGGCGGATCTCCCGGGCGTCGGGGCGGCGGCTCCGCTGCGCGATGCGGGCTTCCAGACCCCGAATTCCACCATGGGCCTGAAGGGCACCGACCTCAACACGATCGACAAGGTCACCCAACTGGACTTCACCAGCGGTTCGTTGAAGGGCGCCGGCGGCAACGACATCGCGGTCTCCCAGGAGATGGCCAAGATGAAGGGCTGGCACACCGGCGACACCCTGGACGCCACCTTCTTCGACAAGAAGAAGGCGAAGCTCAAGATCGTCGGAATCTACGTGGACAACCAGCTTCTCGGCGACTCGATCGGCACCGCCTCACTGGTGGCGCCGCACCAGTTCCAGCCGAAGGTCGAGACACTGCTGGTGAAGGCCCAGGACGGTCCGTCTCAGGGGCTGGCGAAGCAGATCCGGCACACCCTCGGCGACAGCCCGCTGCTGAAGGTCCAGGACCATGACGACCTGCGCAAGGAGAACGCCGCGAACATCGACATGGTGCTCAACGTCTCCTACGGGCTGCTGGGCATGGCCGTCATCATCGCGGTGGTGGGCGTCGTCAACACCCTCGCCATGTCGGTCTTCGAGCGGACCCGCGAGATCGGGATGCTGCGGGCGATCGGCCTGGCCCGCAGCGGCATCAAGCAGATGGTCCGGCTGGAGTCGGTGGTCATCGCGCTGTTCGGCGCGGGCCTGGGCATCGCGGTGGGCGTCTTCCTCTCCTGGGCCACCGGCCACCTGGTCAGCCAGGGCCTGCCCACCTACGAGCTGCTGCTGCCCTGGGGCCGGCTCGCGCTGTTCGTACTGATCGCGGCGGCCGTGGGGGTGCTGGCCGCCCTCTGGCCGGCCCGCCGGGCGGCCCGGCTGAACATGCTGGAGGCCATCGGCGCACAGTGACCGCCTGACCGCCACCCCCCACACAGGCGGCGCGCCTGCCCTCGACCGAGGACAGGCGCGCCGCCGTTGGTGTGTGCGGGACCCAGCGGGCTCAGAAGACCGACTCGGCCTCGTCCATCCGCCACGCGGGCACCGTCTTGAGTTCGGTGACCGCCTCGTGCAGCGGCACCATCGTGATGTCGGTGCCGCGCAGCGCGGTCATCCGGCCGAAGTCACCGCGGTGCGCGGCCTCGACGGCGTGCCAGCCGAAGCGGGTGGCGAGCACCCGGTCGTACGCGGTGGGGGTGCCGCCGCGCTGGACGTGGCCGAGGATGACCGGGCGGGCCTCCTTGCCGAGGCGCTTCTCCAGCTCGACGGCGAGGTGGTTGCCGATGCCGGTGAACCGCTCGTGGCCGAACTGGTCGATCGCGCCCTTCTTGTAGTCCATGGTCTCCTCGGCCGGGTGGGCGCCCTCGGCGACACAGACCACCGCGAACTTCTTGCCCCGGGCGAAGCGCTCCTCGACCATCGTGACCAGGTCGTTCACGTCGAAGGGGCGCTCCGGCAGGCAGATGCCGTGGGCGCCGCCGGCCATCCCGGACTCCAGCGCGATCCAGCCGGCGTGCCGGCCCATCACCTCGACGACCATGACGCGCTGGTGCGACTCCGCGGTGGTCTTGAGGCGGTCGATCGCCTCCGTCGCGACGCCGACGGCGGTGTCGAAGCCGAAGGTGCGGTCGGTGGAGGAGATGTCGTTGTCGATGGTCTTGGGGACGCCGACGACCGGCATCCCGGCGTCCGCCAGCATCCGGGCGGCGGTGAGGGTGCCCTCGCCGCCGATCGGGATCAGGACGTCGATGCCGTAGTCCTTGGAGAGGTCCTTGGACTTCTCGCAGGCCTCCCGGAGCCGGTTGCGCTCCAGCCGGGACGAGCCGAGGATGGTGCCACCGCGGGCCAGGATGCCGCTGACCGCCTCCAGGTCGAGCTTGCGGTAGCGGCCTTCGAGCAGCCCCTTGAAGCCGTCCTCGAAACCGATGACCTCGTCGCCGTGCCCGGTGAGGGCACGGTGGACAACAGACCGGATCACAGCGTTCAGACCAGGACAGTCGCCGCCTGCGGTGAGGACTCCGATACGCATCGTGCTGGGTCTCCTGTGCTCGCTGTCGGTTCGTGTGAGCCGGTCCGATTGTTTCACGGGCCGGCCCGCCCTCCCTCGCCACGGACCTCACCCCCACTGTCCTCGCACGGACTCCGCAAGGGAAACTGGGAGAGCGACTTAGCTACACGCATAGGTATTGTCAAGAGGGGCACGCCCACAATAACGACTTATTTTGACCTTGTGACCATCGAGGGGATCGGAGAGCGCACGTGACGCGGAGCGTGTACGTGACCGGTATCGACCGCGGCGACGGCCGCCAGGTCGTCGAGCTGGGGGTCATGGAGCTGCTGACCCGCCATGTCGACCGGGTGGGGGTCTTCCGCCCGCTGACCCACAGCGACGGACCCGACCGCTTGTTCGACCTGCTGCGGTCCCGCTACCGGCTCACCCAGTCCCCCGACACCGTGTACGGCCTCAGCTACGAGGAGGCCTCCGCCCTCCAGGCCGAACGCGGCACCGACGAGCTGGTCTCCCGGCTCGTCGACCGCTTTCACGCCGTGGCCAGGGACTACGAGTACGTCCTGGTCCTCGGCTCGGACTTCGCCGCCACCAGCCTCCCGGCCGAGCTGAACCTCAACGCCCGGCTCGCCAACGAATTCGGCGCCGCCGTGCTGGCCGTCGTCGGCGGCCAGGGCCAGGAGGCGGAGTCCGTACGCGCCGAGGCCCGCAACGCCTACGGCGCCTACCACTCGCTGGGCTGCGATGTCGTGGCCGTGGTCGTCAACCGGGTGGCCCCCGAAATCCGCGAGGCGGTCGTCGACCGGCTCTCCGCCCGGCTCCCCGTGCCCTGCTACGCGCTCCCCGAGGACGGCTCGCTCTCCGCGCCGACCGTCGGCCAGATCGTGCACACCCTCGGTGCCGAGGTGCTGCTCGGCGACGACTCGGGCCTCGCCAGGGACGCCAGGGACTTCGTCTTCGGCGGCGCCATGCTGCCGACCTTCCTCAAGGCGCTGACCCCCGGCGCGCTCGTGGTGACCCCCGGAGACCGGGCGGACCTGGTCATCGGCTCGCTCGCCGCGCACAGCGCCGGTGCCCCGCCGATCGCCGGTGTGCTGCTCACCCTGGACGAGCGGCCCGGCCCCGACATCATGGCGCTGGCCGCCCGGCTCGCCCCCGGCACCCCGGTGGTCTCCGTGCCCGGCGGCTCCTTCCCGACCGCGGGCGAGCTGTTCGCGATCGAGGGCAAGCTGAACGCCGCCTCGCCGCGCAAGGCGGAGACCGCGCTCGGCCTGTTCGAGCGGCATGTGGACACCGTGGAGCTGACGAACCGCATCTCCGTCGCCCGCTCCGGCCGGGTCACGCCCATGATGTTCGAGCACGAACTGATCGAGCGCTCCCGCTCCGGCCGCCGCCGGGTCGTCCTCCCCGAGGGGGACGAGGAGCGGGTGCTGCGGGCCGCCGATGTGCTGCTGCGCCGCGACGTCTGCGACCTGACGCTGCTGGGCGCCGAGGAGCCGATCCTCAAGCGCGCCGCCGACCTGGCCATCGACCTGACCGGCGCCCAGATCATCGACCCGCAGACCTCCGAGCTGCGCGAGCGGTTCGCCGAGCGCTACGCCGCGCTGCGCGCCCACAAGGGCGTCAGCATCGAGCTGGCCTTCGACGTGGTCGCGGACGTCTCCTACTTCGGCACCCTGATGGTCCAGGAGGGCCTGGCAGACGGCATGGTCTCCGGCGCGGTGCACTCCACCGCCGCCACCATCCGGCCCGCCTTCGAGATCATCAAGACCAGGCCGGGCGCCCAGATCGTGTCCTCGGTGTTCTTCATGTGCCTGGCCGACCGGGTCCTGGTCTACGGCGACTGCGCGGTCAACCCGGACCCGGACGCCGAACAGCTGGCGGACATCGCCATCCAGTCGGCCGCCACCGCCGCCCAGTTCGGCGTCGAGCCGCGGATCGCGATGCTGTCGTACTCCACCGGCACCTCCGGCTCGGGCGCGGACGTCGACAAGGTCCGCAAGGCCACCGAGATCGTCCGCGAGCTGCGCCCCGACCTGCTGGTCGAGGGCCCGATCCAGTACGACGCGGCGGTGGACGCGGCGGTCGCGCAGACCAAGCTCCCCGACTCCGACGTGGCCGGCAAGGCCACCGTGCTGATCTTCCCGGACCTCAACACCGGCAACAACACCTACAAGGCCGTGCAGCGCTCGGCCGGTGCGGTCGCCGTCGGCCCGGTCCTGCAGGGGCTGCGCAAGCCGGTCAACGACCTCTCGCGCGGCGCTCTGGTCCAGGACATCGTGAACACCGTGGCCATCACGGCCGTCCAGGCACAGGGCGCCCGCCCCGGCGCCGGCCCCACCTCCTGACCCGGCCGCTCCCCCGTCCCCGCCCCCCATCGGAAAGCGCTCCATGACTGCCACCGGCACCCGCGTCCTCGTCCTCAACTCCGGCTCCTCCTCGCTGAAGTACCAGCTGCTCGACATGACCGACGCCACCAGGCTCGCCGTCGGTCTGGTCGAGCGGATCGGCGAGGAGACGT includes:
- a CDS encoding response regulator; this encodes MRPVTPSDIRVLVVEDDPVAADAHALYVGRVPGFTVSGTVHSGGDARRHLDAHPVDLLLLDLYLPDGHGLQLVRTLRAAGHTADIIAVTSARDLAMVREGVSLGVVQYVLKPFTFATLRDRLTRYAQFRATTGEASGQDEVDRAIAALRAPRPAALPKGLTAATLRAVTDVLRAAGSGLTATEAAADVGISRITARRYLEHLVESGRAARAPQYGQVGRPELRYRWSGH
- a CDS encoding ATP-dependent 6-phosphofructokinase codes for the protein MRIGVLTAGGDCPGLNAVIRSVVHRALTGHGDEVIGFEDGFKGLLEGRYRKLDLEAVSGILARGGTILGSSRLERNRLREACEKSKDLSKDYGIDVLIPIGGEGTLTAARMLADAGMPVVGVPKTIDNDISSTDRTFGFDTAVGVATEAIDRLKTTAESHQRVMVVEVMGRHAGWIALESGMAGGAHGICLPERPFDVNDLVTMVEERFARGKKFAVVCVAEGAHPAEETMDYKKGAIDQFGHERFTGIGNHLAVELEKRLGKEARPVILGHVQRGGTPTAYDRVLATRFGWHAVEAAHRGDFGRMTALRGTDITMVPLHEAVTELKTVPAWRMDEAESVF
- a CDS encoding sensor histidine kinase, yielding MRLPRPRPSRHLRPPRSLAGQLFAMQVVLVAVVVVGCVLFAYLSAGRQAEETARRQATAAATAVADSPAVVAAARTTDPTAALQPYSERLRHDAGVDFVVVMAPDGTRWTHPEPSAIGKKYLGHIGPALHGRVFPETHMGVLGPSVRVVAPVRDPQRGGRITALVSSGITIETISEQLRNQVLALVGVAAGALALGGLGTYVINARLRRHTHGMNAAELSRMHEYHQAALHAVREGLLMLDGQRRVALINDGGRELLGLSDDAVGRLVTELGLPEPLTEALVAPGPRVDELQLTRERVLVVNSAPVSGGERRGSVVTLRDHTELQALSGELDSVRGFTEALRSQAHEAANRLHTVVSLIELGRAEEAVEFATAELELAQALTDRVVGAVAEPVLAALLLGKAAQANERGVELTLTPDSRIDDGLLPPGLPARDLVTVLGNLLDNALDAAAPTREQTAAGPPRVHVTARADGGELLLRVADSGPGVSADAAEEIFRRGWSTKQSPAAPARGRGLGLALVQQAVRRNGGTVTLDRAPEGGARFTVRLPLRTGAPA
- the pta gene encoding phosphate acetyltransferase yields the protein MTRSVYVTGIDRGDGRQVVELGVMELLTRHVDRVGVFRPLTHSDGPDRLFDLLRSRYRLTQSPDTVYGLSYEEASALQAERGTDELVSRLVDRFHAVARDYEYVLVLGSDFAATSLPAELNLNARLANEFGAAVLAVVGGQGQEAESVRAEARNAYGAYHSLGCDVVAVVVNRVAPEIREAVVDRLSARLPVPCYALPEDGSLSAPTVGQIVHTLGAEVLLGDDSGLARDARDFVFGGAMLPTFLKALTPGALVVTPGDRADLVIGSLAAHSAGAPPIAGVLLTLDERPGPDIMALAARLAPGTPVVSVPGGSFPTAGELFAIEGKLNAASPRKAETALGLFERHVDTVELTNRISVARSGRVTPMMFEHELIERSRSGRRRVVLPEGDEERVLRAADVLLRRDVCDLTLLGAEEPILKRAADLAIDLTGAQIIDPQTSELRERFAERYAALRAHKGVSIELAFDVVADVSYFGTLMVQEGLADGMVSGAVHSTAATIRPAFEIIKTRPGAQIVSSVFFMCLADRVLVYGDCAVNPDPDAEQLADIAIQSAATAAQFGVEPRIAMLSYSTGTSGSGADVDKVRKATEIVRELRPDLLVEGPIQYDAAVDAAVAQTKLPDSDVAGKATVLIFPDLNTGNNTYKAVQRSAGAVAVGPVLQGLRKPVNDLSRGALVQDIVNTVAITAVQAQGARPGAGPTS
- a CDS encoding ABC transporter permease, which gives rise to MLRTALRNVLAHKARLMMTALAVLLGVAFVAGTLIFSDTVSSAVQKASEKNLDGVAVSVQAQAADDTPDVGKDGKRTTLVDEKLADTIRALPGVQSVRRNVNGTATVAGPDNVPLGNDWQNLAANFQPDKDGYDARYPLMQGRGPTADDEIALDEATAKASGHKIGDSVRLATDGPVLTKRLVGIVTTDDPQVTAGGSLTLFDTATAQKLFLHPGQFDELVIGAAPGADQQALTAKVREVLPKNRATATSGTALAAEQSRMVAGQNKALTQTLLTFAGIALFVGVFIIANTFTMLISQRSREIALMRAIGASRRQVVRSVLAEAALLGLISSAVGFALGIGLAVGLRAVLEANGAGFPDGPVVISPAAVLSALGVGVVVTVLAAWLPSRKAAKIAPVEALNTVEAPPALRSLVIRNSLGAIVTGLGVATMFYVSTLEKTDDMPIAMVGGMLTLTGVIILAPLLSRPLVSLAGIVTTRLFGISGKLAKENTLRNPRRTAATASALMIGLTLITGMTVVGNSAGQAMDKMTAQGLKADYKIGTTTFTGLDPELSQKVADLPGVGAAAPLRDAGFQTPNSTMGLKGTDLNTIDKVTQLDFTSGSLKGAGGNDIAVSQEMAKMKGWHTGDTLDATFFDKKKAKLKIVGIYVDNQLLGDSIGTASLVAPHQFQPKVETLLVKAQDGPSQGLAKQIRHTLGDSPLLKVQDHDDLRKENAANIDMVLNVSYGLLGMAVIIAVVGVVNTLAMSVFERTREIGMLRAIGLARSGIKQMVRLESVVIALFGAGLGIAVGVFLSWATGHLVSQGLPTYELLLPWGRLALFVLIAAAVGVLAALWPARRAARLNMLEAIGAQ
- a CDS encoding ABC transporter ATP-binding protein, whose translation is MSHPAAFPGFPGSPAPARAGGAVAARATDLSKVYGQGETRVVALDSVSVEFGKAKFTAIMGPSGSGKSTLMHCMAGLDTISSGSARIGDVELSSLGDKQLTRLRRDKIGFIFQAFNLLPTLSALENITLPMDIAGRKPDKEWLNAVIETVGLSGRLAHRPAQLSGGQQQRVAVARALAAQPEIIFADEPTGNLDSRSGAEVLGFLRESVQAMQQTVVMVTHDPVAAGYADRVVFLADGRIVEELYEPTPDAVLDRMRLFDAKGRTR